In Candidatus Omnitrophota bacterium, the genomic window CTTTAGCAGGGCTTATCCTCGGCCTCTTATTAGGTGTGATTGTTTATACTTTATTCCGAAAGAGCTCTCCTTTAAAAGTAGACCACATTTTTAGAAAGGGGCAGTTGGTATCTGCCGCATTTTACAGTATAGGCCATGGAGGTAATGATGCGCAAAAAACCATGGGTATTATTGCAAGTTTGCTTTTTAGCGCAGGGCTTCTCGGAGGTAAATTCTATATTCCTAATTGGGTTGTAATTGCCTGTTATTCTGCGATATCAGTAGGTACTATGTTAGGGGGATGGCGCATTGTAAAGACGATGGGGCAGAAGATAGCCAAGCTTAAGCCGGTAGATGGGTTTTGCGCGGAATTTGGCGCTGCAATTACACTGTTTGTTTCCTCTGCTTTTGGTATACCGGTAAGCACAACACATACTATTACCGGCTCAATTATGGGGGTTGGTTCAATCCGCAGGCTTAGCGCTGTAAAGTGGGGAGTTGCAGGAAATATTATTTGGGCTTGGGTACTAACTATTCCTTGCTCGGCAGCTATTTCGGCTTTAGCTTATAGTTTAACCAAATTTAAGCATTTTTAGAGTTTCGGAGTATATTAAAAGAAGGTTTGACAAAAATAGAAAAGGAAGGTATAATAAATTCAAATAAAGATTAGAAAATCTTAGGCCGTAAAGGGAAGACAACTAACCTTTACGGTTTTTTGTTTCTTTGAGGATATTTTAGTGCAAAAAAAGGAGTAATTATTAAAAAAGTAATGACTTCATATAAAGGCCGGGTTTGCAAGTATCGCGGATGCAAACATATTTTAAGTATATATAATCATGAACAGTATTGCCATGTTCATTTAAGTAAATTATTGCAGGAGGATCGAGTAGGAGTTTCCAGCTTGAAAAAGAGATGACAAATAATATTGTGCCACAAGAGGTGAAAAAGCAACAAAGTGCAACTTTTTATGGTTTAGGAATAGCACCTAAGATCCTGGAGGTTCTAAGCCACTTGAAGTTTTTTGTGCCTACTCCGATTCAGGAAAAAGCCATACCCGGAGCTATTGAAGGCAAGGATGTTATAGGTATTGCTCAAACCGGGACAGGCAAAACGCATTCTTTTGCTATCCCTATGGTGCAGAGGCTTGCACAAAAGAAAGG contains:
- a CDS encoding inorganic phosphate transporter: MTLSIIFLILLALVFDFLNGFHDSANSIATIVSTRVLSPRLAVFWAAFFNFIAFLFFGLHVANTIGKGIIDIAIIDKGIIFGTLIGACGWNIITWYFGLPTSSSHALIGGMIGSALVKAGPKSLVWSGILKTVTFIIISPLAGLILGLLLGVIVYTLFRKSSPLKVDHIFRKGQLVSAAFYSIGHGGNDAQKTMGIIASLLFSAGLLGGKFYIPNWVVIACYSAISVGTMLGGWRIVKTMGQKIAKLKPVDGFCAEFGAAITLFVSSAFGIPVSTTHTITGSIMGVGSIRRLSAVKWGVAGNIIWAWVLTIPCSAAISALAYSLTKFKHF